The sequence CCGCGTGACGCCTCCACCGGCGATGCGCTCGGCGGCAAGTACTTCTGGGCTGTCACCGCGGAAGCCGATGCTCCGATGCCGTACATCCCGCAGGAGCTGGGTCTGTCGTGGGCGGTGTTCACCGACGCCGGTTCGCTGTGGTCGGTCGACAAGGGCATCAACGGCGCCCACGTCTTCCCGTCGCCGGTCACGGTGGTCGAGGGCGACGATATGTCGGTCCGTTGGACGGCCGGCTTCGGTGTCCGCTGGCAGTCGCCGTTCGGTCCGCTGCGCGCCGACTTCGCGTGGCCGATCATGAAGGAGAGCTTCGACCAGACCGAAGTGTTCCGGCTCAGCGGCGGCACGCGGTTCTGATCCACCGGTGCTCCCGCTGTGGCGGGGGCACGAGGCTCCGGAAATCGACAGGGTGGCCGCCAGCGCGGTCACCCTTGTCGTATCAGGAGGTGCGGCGCGGCACCGGGGCGTGATCGTCCGAGGTGGCATTCCCTGCGAGGTGCGCCGCAGCCGCCGACGCTGAAAGCCTGCGGTATTCGGCGCAGGCTTCGGGAGGCGCGAATCGTGGCCGGCGGCCGGCGCGGCGGCACCGCGTCGATCTGAACGGTCGGGATCTGCTCCGGGACACGAATCAGAGCGTTTCCTGCAAGCCGGATGTTCCCGTTCGGCCGCAGGGCGCTCCGGACAATCCGATACGGCATCCTGCAGGCGCACCCGGCGTGCGGCGATGCCGTCGCAGCCGATGGCGTTTTGATGACTGATCCCGTTTTCTTCACCGTTCCCGAGCCCATGACGATCGAACGGCTGGCCGAGATCGGCGGCGGCCGGGTGGTGCGGGGCGATCCCGGCCTGTTCGTGGCCTCCGTCGCTCCGCTCGACGAGGCCGGCCCGAGCCATCTCAGCTTCATCGACAATCCGCGCTATCTCGGCCAACTGGCGGAGACGCGGGCGGCGGCGGTGTTCTGCCCGCCGAAGTTCGTCGACCGCGTTCCCGAAGCCACCGCCGTCATCGAGGCGCGGCAGTCCTATCGCGCCTTCGCGAAGGCGACCGCCGCGCTCTATCCGGAAGCGATGCGCCCCGTCGGCGTCATCCGCGGCAGCGACGTTTCACCGGCTGCCCATGTCGATCCGACGGCGACGCTCGAGGAGGGCGTGGTGGTCGAGGCCGGCGCCGTGGTCGGCCCGCGGGTGGAGATCGGCGCGGGGACCATTATCGCCGCCACGGCGGTCATCGGGGCCGGGGTCCGGATCGGCCGGCACGGCTATATCGGGCCGGGTGCCGTCGTCCAGCATGCGCTCGTCGGCGACCGCGTCATCATCCATCCCGGCGTGCGCATCGGGCAGGACGGCTTCGGCTTCGCCATGGGCGCCGGAGGTCATCTGAAGGTGCCGCAGATCGGCCGGGTCGTGGTGCAGAACGATGTCGAGATCGGGGCCAACACCACCATAGACCGTGGCGCCAACCGCGATACGATCATCGGTGAGGGCACGAAGATCGACAATCAGGTTCAAATCGGCCACAACGTCGTCGTCGGGCGCCACTGCGTGATCGTCTCGCAGGTCGGCATCTCCGGGTCGACGGTGTTGGAGGATTATGTCGTGCTGGCCGGCAAGGTGGGCCTCTCCGGTCACCTCAAGCTCGGGACCGGCGCCCAGGTCGGCGGCGGCAGCAATGTCGCCCACGACATCCCGGCCGGAGAGCGCTGGATGGGAACGCCCGCCCAGCCCATCCGGGAGTGGACACAGGAGAAGCGGGTCGTCGCAGAGCTTGCCAAGGCAAGGCGCACCCGGGACACGAAGGACGAGGAGCCGACACGTTGACGGTCGACGGACAACACGAAACCACGATCGGCGGGGAAACCGCCGTCGCGAGCCCGGCGGCCGAACAGCCGAAGACACTCGGCGCCGCCGACATCCACGCCATCCTGAAGATGCTGCCCCACCGCTATCCGTTCCTGATGGTGGACCGCATCGCCGAGATGTCGGGCGACGACTCCTGCATCGGCTACAAGAACGTCACGTTCAACGAGCCGCATTTCCAGGGGCATTTTCCGTCGCAGCCGGTGATGCCGGGCGTGCTTCTGATCGAGGGCATGGCGCAGACCGCCGGCGCCCTCTGCATCTATGCCCGCACCGACAAGGGCAGCCCGAGCCTCGTCTATCTGATGACGGTCGATGCCGCGAAGTTCCGCAAGCCGGTCGTGCCCGGCGACGTGGTCGAGTACCACGTCAAGAAGGTGCGCAACCGCGGCAATATCTGGAAATTCCACTGCGACGCGATCGTGGCCGGCGCCAAGGCGGCCGAGGCCGACATCAGCGCCATGCTGGTCGACGCGTGATGACGGGGGTCTCCGTGGAGACTGATGCGCAGAGTGCCCCGACCGTCGTCCACCCGACGGCGATCGTCGAGCCCGGTGCGCGGCTCGGCGCCGGCGTCCGGATCGGCCCGTTCAGCATCATCGGCCCCGAGGTCGAACTCGGCGACGGTGTGACGGTCGAATCGCATGTGGTCATCCAGGGCCGCACCGCGATCGGCAAGGGATGCCGCATCTTCCCGTTCGCCGCCATCGGCCTGCAGCCCCAGGACCGCAAGTTCAAGGGCGAGGCGAGCGCGCTCTCCATCGGCGCCGACACCGTCATCCGCGAGTATGTGACTGTGAACACCGGCACCGAAGGCGGCGGGATGATGACCCGGATCGGCGAGCGCTGCCTCTTGCTCGCCCACGCCCACGTCGGCCACGACTGCCAGATTGGCAACGGCGTGCTTCTCGTCAACAACGTGCTGCTCGGCGGCCATGTCGAGATCGGTGACCATGCCAGCCTCGGCGGCGGCTCCGCGGTGCACCAGTTCGTGCGCATCGGTGCCTATGCGTTCCTCGGCGGCCTTGCTGGTCTCGAGCACGACCTGATCCCGTTCGGCATGGCGATTGGCAACCGCGCGCACCTCGCCGGCCTGAACCTCGTCGGCATGAAGCGCCATGGATTCCCGCGCGAGGATATTCACGCCGTACGCAGTGCCTATCGCGCGCTCTTCGCCGAAAGCGGCACGCTGGCATCGCGCACCGAAGCCGTCGCCGCGTCCTCCGGGCATGTGAAGCCGGTTGCGATGGTGACGGATTTCATCCGCGCGGGCGGCCACCGCTCGCTGTGCACGCCGTTGTCCGGCAACGGCGGTGCGGCAGACGACGAGGCCTGAGCCTGCCATGTCCGTTGCCGCGGAACAGACGCTGCTCGCCATCGTGGCCGGCGGCGGAAAGCTCCCCGCCGATGTCGCCGCATCCGTCGCCCGTACGGGACGGCGGATGCTGATCGTCGCGGTTCGCGGCGAAGCGGATCCTGAGGCGCTGGCCGGGTTCGATCCGGTCTGGGTCGAATGGGGTCAGGTCGGGCGCATGTTCGAGATCCTCGCCCGCGAGGGCGCGCGCGACACGCTGCTGGTGGGCTCCATCCTCCGCCGGCCGGACTTCCGGGCCATCGCCGGCGATTTCGGCACTTTGCGGCGGCTCCCCCGCATCATCTCAGCCATCGTCGGTGGCGACGACACGGTGCTGACGGGCGTGATCCGCATCTTCGAGCGCGAGGGCCTGCACATCGTCGGCATCGGCGATGTCGCGCCGGAACTGCTGATTGGCCTCGGTCCCCAGGGCCGGCGCAAGCCGGACACCGCGGCGAAGGAAGCGACCGACTCTGCTGCTGCCGCCGTCAAGGCTCTTGGCCATCTCGATGTCGGCCAGGCGGCCGTGGCGCTCGGCCGCCGGGTCGTCGCGATCGAAGGCGCCGAGGGCACGGACGCGATGCTGACGCGCGTCGCCGAACTGCGCGCGATCGGCCGCATCGGCCGCGGCGATCATGTCGGCGTGATGTTCAAGGGGGCCAAAACGAGCCAGGACCTGCGCGTCGACCTGCCGACCATAGGCCCGCAGACTGTCAAGTTCGCCGCAGACGCCGGCCTTGCCGGCATCGCCGCCGAGGCGGGCCGGGTGGTGATGGTCTCGCGCGACGAGACGCTGGCTCTCGCCGACGAGCGCGGTCTGTTCATCGCCGGCGTTCCGTCATCGAAGGCTGTGCCGTGGCCGAACGCTTGAACCGGAGCCCGAGCCTTCGGGTGTTCCGCGCCGGAAGGGCAGGGCCGTGAGCACGCGGGAGATCGACATGCCGGAGACGAACCCGCCGCACCGTGTGCCGCTTGAGGGCCGCCCGCTGCGCCTCTTCATCGTGGCCGGCGAGGAATCCGGCGATCAACTCGGCGCGGCGTTGATCCGCGCGCTGCCCGGCGTGATCGACGGTCCGGTGGAGTTCGCCGGCATCGGCGGCGAGCGCATGGCGCGGGCCGGCGTCGCCTCGCTGTTTCCGCTGTCCGATATCGCCGTGATGGGCATGACGGAGGTGCTCGCGCGCCTGCCGACGATTCTGCGCCGCATCCGGGAGGCGGCGGATGCGGCGATTGCCGCCGAGCCGGATGCGGTCATCATCATCGACAGCCCAGACTTCACCCACCGGGTGGCGAAGCGCATCCGCAAGGCCCGGCCGGATCTGCCGATCGTGGACTATGTCAGCCCGTCGGTGTGGGCGTGGCGGCCCGGCCGGGCGCGCAAGATGGCGGCCTATGTCGACCACCTGCTGGCGATCCTGCCGTTCGAGCCCGACGCGCATCGCCGCCTCGGCGGCCCGCCGTGCACCTATGTCGGCCACCCGCTGCTCGATCATCTG comes from Pseudoxanthobacter soli DSM 19599 and encodes:
- the lpxD gene encoding UDP-3-O-(3-hydroxymyristoyl)glucosamine N-acyltransferase, whose protein sequence is MTDPVFFTVPEPMTIERLAEIGGGRVVRGDPGLFVASVAPLDEAGPSHLSFIDNPRYLGQLAETRAAAVFCPPKFVDRVPEATAVIEARQSYRAFAKATAALYPEAMRPVGVIRGSDVSPAAHVDPTATLEEGVVVEAGAVVGPRVEIGAGTIIAATAVIGAGVRIGRHGYIGPGAVVQHALVGDRVIIHPGVRIGQDGFGFAMGAGGHLKVPQIGRVVVQNDVEIGANTTIDRGANRDTIIGEGTKIDNQVQIGHNVVVGRHCVIVSQVGISGSTVLEDYVVLAGKVGLSGHLKLGTGAQVGGGSNVAHDIPAGERWMGTPAQPIREWTQEKRVVAELAKARRTRDTKDEEPTR
- the fabZ gene encoding 3-hydroxyacyl-ACP dehydratase FabZ, with amino-acid sequence MGGETAVASPAAEQPKTLGAADIHAILKMLPHRYPFLMVDRIAEMSGDDSCIGYKNVTFNEPHFQGHFPSQPVMPGVLLIEGMAQTAGALCIYARTDKGSPSLVYLMTVDAAKFRKPVVPGDVVEYHVKKVRNRGNIWKFHCDAIVAGAKAAEADISAMLVDA
- the lpxA gene encoding acyl-ACP--UDP-N-acetylglucosamine O-acyltransferase translates to MTGVSVETDAQSAPTVVHPTAIVEPGARLGAGVRIGPFSIIGPEVELGDGVTVESHVVIQGRTAIGKGCRIFPFAAIGLQPQDRKFKGEASALSIGADTVIREYVTVNTGTEGGGMMTRIGERCLLLAHAHVGHDCQIGNGVLLVNNVLLGGHVEIGDHASLGGGSAVHQFVRIGAYAFLGGLAGLEHDLIPFGMAIGNRAHLAGLNLVGMKRHGFPREDIHAVRSAYRALFAESGTLASRTEAVAASSGHVKPVAMVTDFIRAGGHRSLCTPLSGNGGAADDEA
- a CDS encoding LpxI family protein, yielding MSVAAEQTLLAIVAGGGKLPADVAASVARTGRRMLIVAVRGEADPEALAGFDPVWVEWGQVGRMFEILAREGARDTLLVGSILRRPDFRAIAGDFGTLRRLPRIISAIVGGDDTVLTGVIRIFEREGLHIVGIGDVAPELLIGLGPQGRRKPDTAAKEATDSAAAAVKALGHLDVGQAAVALGRRVVAIEGAEGTDAMLTRVAELRAIGRIGRGDHVGVMFKGAKTSQDLRVDLPTIGPQTVKFAADAGLAGIAAEAGRVVMVSRDETLALADERGLFIAGVPSSKAVPWPNA